The proteins below come from a single Necator americanus strain Aroian chromosome V, whole genome shotgun sequence genomic window:
- a CDS encoding hypothetical protein (NECATOR_CHRV.G18405.T1): MENDLKEELIRRMRTAWAAFVAVREATDQLTDKDLRAHVFDSTVPPALCYVAKTWADTTATSRKLFTTHRDPLERCILKFNRRTQHLVGLRSSDLRGMFCLRVPAGCVSKAKNKWAGHIMIRIDDR, encoded by the coding sequence atggaaaacgacttgaaggaagaactgattagaagaatgagaaccgcatgggcagcattcgtagccgtcagggaagctacagACCAGCTGACGGAcaaagatcttcgtgcccatgtgttcgactcgacagttcctccagcgctctgttacgtagcgaagacgtgggcagacaccactgccacgtctaggaaactatttactacccacagagacCCCCTTGAGAGATGCATTCtaaagtttaaccggcgcacacaacacctagtcggtcttcgcagctccgacttaagaggaatgttcTGTCTTCGCGTCCCAGCGGGAtgtgtatcgaaagcaaaaaataaatgggccggtcacatcatgataagaatcgacgatagatga
- a CDS encoding hypothetical protein (NECATOR_CHRV.G18412.T1) encodes MMISINNDNLLPTSHKITDSFGVEFRRLGGEESPKVIFEVVTIIVALLFRVILKRSEENVVELRVLLADLVGLSLQLSAADLGSNCRVVRQQLETVYSMNSPPDAQHDLLLMDFTFHERIRHFIASAPRTFVGGVDVEDPFFISNDNGVQPVESAASEEQLNADVFGGCRRSMNLGVTDRAFSPFREISVHCSRWTTNSQDSQ; translated from the coding sequence atgATGATTTCTATCAACaacgacaaccttctgccaacgtctcacaagatcacggattcctttggagTAGAAttccggcgacttggaggcgaagaaagcccgaaggtcattttcgaggtggtcacgatcatcgtagcgcttctcttccggGTAATtttgaagcgatcggaagagaacgttgtcgagcttcgggtgctccttgcggatcttgtcggcctttctctgcagttgagcgcagcaGACCTAGGCAgcaactgtcgtgttgtccggcagcagctCGAAACGGTatattccatgaactccccaccagacgctcagcatgaccttcttctcatggatttcacctttcacgaaaggatccggcatttcatcgccagcgcaccacgcacgtttgtaGGTGGGGTTGAtgtagaggacccatttttcatctccaatGACAATGGcgtccagccagtcgaatctgcggcttctgaAGAGCAGCTGAATGCAGatgtctttggcggttgccgtcgctcaatgaATCTGGGAgtcactgaccgagctttttcaccattccgagagatctcagtccattgctcacggtggacaacgaacagccaagactcgCAGTAA
- a CDS encoding hypothetical protein (NECATOR_CHRV.G18408.T1) has translation MTRGKHQHLAPPSKVAKVNRLRFFGHILRRLADRLVQRVLKSSSGLSWKKPPGRKRMFWAEAVKEDLRTLGVDRQFRRDVRFRRIWNSDEWIDSVQALAEDREGWAELCSKHTSAKRRVIASGDDISPPTTDEYELDAFYEDLEEVIRNEKFSYKFVVRDFNAKLGKATEEEHRIGRFGLRDRNVNGNRLAGRLSAARLFHGDSLFMKKDHRRWT, from the exons atgacacgtggaaaacatcaacatcttgcaccgccatcgaaagtggctaaagtaaatcgtcttcgtttctttggtcatatattaaggagactgGCAGATcgtcttgttcaacgagttcttaAAAGTTCGTCGGGTttgagctggaagaagccacctggccgaaaacggatgTTCTGGGctgaggcggtgaaagaggacctgaggacactcggcgtggataggcagttcaggcgagacgtaaggtttcgcagaatatggaatagcgacgaatggattgattctgtgcaagctctcgcagaagatcgagaaggttgggcagagctgtgttcaaagcacacctcggcgaagaggcgggtaatcgcgtcaggcgatgacatcagcccgccga CAACTGATGAAtacgaattggacgcgttttacgaggatctggaggaagtaatccgcaacgagaagttttcctacaaattcgttgtcagagacttcaacgcaaaactaggaaaggccacagaagaggaacacaggattggaagatttggactacgGGACCGGAATgtaaatggcaatcgtctcgccgggcggTTGTctgccgctcgcctctttcatggggactctcttttcatgaaaaaagatcatcgtcggtggacatag
- a CDS encoding hypothetical protein (NECATOR_CHRV.G18408.T2), producing the protein MTRGKHQHLAPPSKVAKVNRLRFFGHILRRLADRLVQRVLKSSSGLSWKKPPGRKRMFWAEAVKEDLRTLGVDRQFRRDVRFRRIWNSDEWIDSVQALAEDREGWAELCSKHTSAKRRVIASGDDISPPSKSIKSLLAWCITTILLINVWIIAVRTLLST; encoded by the coding sequence atgacacgtggaaaacatcaacatcttgcaccgccatcgaaagtggctaaagtaaatcgtcttcgtttctttggtcatatattaaggagactgGCAGATcgtcttgttcaacgagttcttaAAAGTTCGTCGGGTttgagctggaagaagccacctggccgaaaacggatgTTCTGGGctgaggcggtgaaagaggacctgaggacactcggcgtggataggcagttcaggcgagacgtaaggtttcgcagaatatggaatagcgacgaatggattgattctgtgcaagctctcgcagaagatcgagaaggttgggcagagctgtgttcaaagcacacctcggcgaagaggcgggtaatcgcgtcaggcgatgacatcagcccgccgagtAAGTCAATTAAGTCATTACTCGCCTGGTGCATTACTACAATATTACTAATCAATGTGTGGATAATTGCAGTCAGAACCCTCTTGTCGACGTGA
- a CDS encoding hypothetical protein (NECATOR_CHRV.G18406.T1) has translation MLAERVIQSIHQDHPHAHIWMKPSLKNKLDFAGDRVGGHRDLPGLPLVLTFVDYKKSFDSVEANAILSALVDEGVDASFLSNLRFADDIVLFLSSTNEAEAMLNELSKAGKKIGLRINREKTQFMKNAYCEDGGLQL, from the exons atgcttgctgagcgtgtaatacaaagtattcaccaagatcatcctcacgcgcatatctggatgaagcccagcctcaagaacaagctggatttcgCCGGGGACCGTGTCGGGGGTCATAGAGATTTGCCGGGACTGCCCCTTGTtttaaccttcgtcgactataaGAAatccttcgacagcgtagaagcgaatgcaatactgtcagcgctggtcgatgaaggtgtggacgcttc atttctctcgaaccttcgtttcgctgacgacatcgttctctttttgagcagtaccaatgaagcagaagcgatgctcaacgaattgagcaaagcagggaagaaaataggactgcgaataaacagagagaagacacagttcatgaagaacgcctactgcgaagACGGAGGACTTCAACTttaa
- a CDS encoding hypothetical protein (NECATOR_CHRV.G18409.T1), whose product MEFEKAWEDRNPRKAYALLKEYSGKMKRCSPVLNTANGVAVGEATLPIWKEHFKPLLNRLAPLTPELEHVHRPTYAVNEEPPTESKVLVCIQKMKNGKPGGDDGISAEMLKYLPPSGIHEVTKIIRSIWIDKRIPDSWRHAIIIPLHKKLSVTDPRNYRGISLLRAMYKVLERIILDPLIKHREETTRDEQAGFRPGRYTIDQVFIVRRVIEIWQRYSKPMQVAFLDFEAAFDSPHRGRLLNALRADGVPGKFVRLLDDMNQRTTAAVRTPAGCTTPFEVVTGVRQGAVAGPFLFNFAIDDIMRRTVDQCPADIVLAPSGCPLTDLEYADDVVIFAESSTELQHVVNLVSKLASACGLRRRPDKCKQMWISSRPRTGIRMDGQPIELVDEFCYLGCTLKNNLQLQERCSAKMR is encoded by the coding sequence ATGGAGTtcgagaaggcgtgggaggacagaaacccgcggaaagcctatgctctactaaaagagtatagcggcaaaatgaaaagatgttcccctgtcctcaacactgccaatggggtagctgtcggtgaagcaacccttccaatttggaaggaacacttcaagcccttgctgaaccggctagcaccgttaactcctgaactcgaacacgttcatagaccgacatatgcggttaacgaggagccaccgaccgagtcgaaagtcctggtctgtattcaaaaaatgaagaatggaaaacctggcggagacgacgggattagcgcagaaatgctaaaatatcttcctccgtctgggattcatgaggtgacaaagatcatccgttcaatatggatagacaaaaggatacctgattcgtggagacacgctatcataattcccctccacaagaagttatccgtcacggaccccaggaattatcgaggaatctctttgctgcgtgctatgtacaaggtactggagcgcattatcctggacccactcattaaacatcgtgaagaaacaacgcgcgacgagcaagctggctttcgtcctggccgatatacgattgaccaggtgttcatcgtcaggagagtgatcgaaatctggcagcggtattcgaagccaatgcaagtagcgtttctggacttcgaagccgcgttcgactctcctcaccgaggccgtcttctcaacgcgctccgcgccgatggagtaccaggaaagttcgttcgcttgcttgatgacatgaatcaacgaacaactgctgcagttcgaacaccagcaggatgtacaacaccgtttgaagtggtaactggagtaagacaaggggcagtggcaggacctttcctgttcaatttcgcaatcgacgacattatgcgaagaacagtcgaccagtgtcctgccgacattgtcttagcaccatcagggtgccccttgactgacctcgagtacgccgatgATGTCGTTATAtttgcggaaagcagtacggaacttcaacatgttgtcaaccttgtgtCGAAGCTGGCTTCAGCCTGTGGACTACGCcgacgccctgataaatgcaagcagatgtggatctcttcgagaccacgaacgggaatcaggatggacggacaaccgatagaactcgtcgatgagttctgttacctaggctgtacgctgaagaacaatttGCAGCTAcaagagagatgttcagctaagatgcgctaa
- a CDS encoding hypothetical protein (NECATOR_CHRV.G18410.T1), producing MLMRTKCAFLRLRDRGGRKLWTVSAHAPTETAEDNSKDAFYDELNASMSKIPSQRVVIVGIDANARMGLELQSDVLGKWYYAAERTSDNGDRLVDLCEQTGLIIASTFKRNHRRHQLTRQRSTLLTPEEQRKQKMRTLKLQLDYVLARNVPQSDVRKSRAVWDVAFDSDNRPVLLSFKIRFHKRNRGIPLQPKIDMAGLKDDECRTKFRQRVSIHVGVRAKKKLRDADSFTKCIQDAARETLPVLLPRKNADDFNQEKRLRRNLRRQLQKDRDNEWTSRSMEFEKAWEDRNPRKAYALLKEYSGKMKRCSPVLNTANGVAVGEATLPIWKEHFKPLLNRLAPLTPELEHVHRPTYAVNEEPPTESKVLVCIQKMKNGKPGGDDGISAEMLKYLPPSGIHEVTKIIRSIWIDKRIPDSWRHAIIIPLHKKLSVTDPRNYRGISLLRAMYKVLERIILDPLIKHREETTRDEQAGFRPGRYTIDQVFIVRRVIEIWQRYSKPMQVAFLDFEAAFDSPHRGRLLNALRADGVPGKFVRLLDDMNQRTTAAVRTPAGCTTPFEVVTGVRQGAVAGPFLFNFAIDDIMRRTVDQCPADIVLAPSGCPLTDLEYADDVVIFAESSTELQHVVNLVSKLASACGLRRRPDKCKQMWISSRPRTGIRMDGQPIELVDEFCYLGCTLKNNLQLQERCSAKMR from the exons atgctgatgagaacaaa atgcgcctttttgcgactgcgggatcgaggaggacgtaaactctggaccgtaagtgctcacgcacctacggaaaccgctgaggacaacagtaaggacgccttctatgatgaactcaatgcgtcgatgtctaaaataccaagccagcgggtggtcattgtcggaatcgacgcaaatgcgaggatgggactcgaactgcaatccgatgtgctaggaaaatggtactatgcagcggagcgcacgtcggacaacggtgaccgtctggtcgacttgtgcgaacagacgggccttaTCAttgcttccacgtttaagaggaatcatcgacgccatcagctcacgagGCAgaggtcaacccttttaacgcctgaagagcagcgcaagcaaaagatgaggactcttaagcttcagctcgactacgttctggcgaggaacgttcctcagtcagatgtccgaaaatctagagctgtttgggacgtcgcgttcgactctgacaaccgtccagttcttctcagcttcaagatacggttccacaagagaaataGAGgaattcctcttcaaccgaaaatcgacatggcaggtctgaaagatgatgaatgcagaacaaaattccgccaacgtgtgtctattcatgttggagtacgggcCAAGAAGAAGCTtcgcgatgcggattccttcacaaagtgcatccaggacgctgcaagggaaacgctcccggttctattgccgcggaagaa CGCTgatgacttcaaccaggaaaagcgtcttagaaggaatctgcgtcgtcaactgcaaaaagaccgcgataacgagtggacgtcaagatcGATGGAGTtcgagaaggcgtgggaggacagaaacccgcggaaagcctatgctctactaaaagagtatagcggcaaaatgaaaagatgttcccctgtcctcaacactgccaatggggtagctgtcggtgaagcaacccttccaatttggaaggaacacttcaagcccttgctgaaccggctagcaccgttaactcctgaactcgaacacgttcatagaccgacatatgcggttaacgaggagccaccgaccgagtcgaaagtcctggtctgtattcaaaaaatgaagaatggaaaacctggcggagacgacgggattagcgcagaaatgctaaaatatcttcctccgtctgggattcatgaggtgacaaagatcatccgttcaatatggatagacaaaaggatacctgattcgtggagacacgctatcataattcccctccacaagaagttatccgtcacggaccccaggaattatcgaggaatctctttgctgcgtgctatgtacaaggtactggagcgcattatcctggacccactcattaaacatcgtgaagaaacaacgcgcgacgagcaagctggctttcgtcctggccgatatacgattgaccaggtgttcatcgtcaggagagtgatcgaaatctggcagcggtattcgaagccaatgcaagtagcgtttctggacttcgaagccgcgttcgactctcctcaccgaggccgtcttctcaacgcgctccgcgccgatggagtaccaggaaagttcgttcgcttgcttgatgacatgaatcaacgaacaactgctgcagttcgaacaccagcaggatgtacaacaccgtttgaagtggtaactggagtaagacaaggggcagtggcaggacctttcctgttcaatttcgcaatcgacgacattatgcgaagaacagtcgaccagtgtcctgccgacattgtcttagcaccatcagggtgccccttgactgacctcgagtacgccgatgATGTCGTTATAtttgcggaaagcagtacggaacttcaacatgttgtcaaccttgtgtCGAAGCTGGCTTCAGCCTGTGGACTACGCcgacgccctgataaatgcaagcagatgtggatctcttcgagaccacgaacgggaatcaggatggacggacaaccgatagaactcgtcgatgagttctgttacctaggctgtacgctgaagaacaatttGCAGCTAcaagagagatgttcagctaagatgcgctaa
- a CDS encoding hypothetical protein (NECATOR_CHRV.G18407.T1): MNERTLVIRGEQVPSRNVGGVGSVVHPSVVHLVDSQKILSPHLAILRLCPLRQKPLNITSCYSATDEYELDAFYEDLEEVIRNEKFSYKFVVRDFNAKLGKATEEEHRIGRFGLRDRNVNGNRLAGRLSAARLFHGDSLFMKKDHRRWT, from the coding sequence ATGAATGAacgtacactcgtcattcgtggagaacAGGTTccatcgcgaaatgtaggcggtgttggttctgttgtgcacccatctgtcgtccatcttgtcgattctcagaAGATCCTGTCTCCTcatctggccattcttcgcctatgccctctgcgccaaaaacccctCAATATCACCAGCTGCTATTCAGCAACTGATGAAtacgaattggacgcgttttacgaggatctggaggaagtaatccgcaacgagaagttttcctacaaattcgttgtcagagacttcaacgcaaaactaggaaaggccacagaagaggaacacaggattggaagatttggactacgGGACCGGAATgtaaatggcaatcgtctcgccgggcggTTGTctgccgctcgcctctttcatggggactctcttttcatgaaaaaagatcatcgtcggtggacatag
- a CDS encoding hypothetical protein (NECATOR_CHRV.G18411.T1): MSKIPSQRVVIVGIDANARMGLELQSDVLGKWYYAAERTSDNGDRLVDLCEQTGLIIASTFKRNHRRHQLTRQRSTLLTPEEQRKQKMRTLKLQLDYVLARNVPQSDVRKSRAVWDVAFDSDNRPVLLSFKIRFHKRNRGIPLQPKIDMAGLKDDECRTKFRQRVSIHVGVRAKKKLRDADSFTKCIQDAARETLPVLLPRKKFAFAFAETKSTYNTVCVAQR, translated from the coding sequence atgtctaaaataccaagccagcgggtggtcattgtcggaatcgacgcaaatgcgaggatgggactcgaactgcaatccgatgtgctaggaaaatggtactatgcagcggagcgcacgtcggacaacggtgaccgtctggtcgacttgtgcgaacagacgggccttaTCAttgcttccacgtttaagaggaatcatcgacgccatcagctcacgagGCAgaggtcaacccttttaacgcctgaagagcagcgcaagcaaaagatgaggactcttaagcttcagctcgactacgttctggcgaggaacgttcctcagtcagatgtccgaaaatctagagctgtttgggacgtcgcgttcgactctgacaaccgtccagttcttctcagcttcaagatacggttccacaagagaaataGAGgaattcctcttcaaccgaaaatcgacatggcaggtctgaaagatgatgaatgcagaacaaaattccgccaacgtgtgtctattcatgttggagtacgggcCAAGAAGAAGCTtcgcgatgcggattccttcacaaagtgcatccaggacgctgcaagggaaacgctcccggttctattgccgcggaagaagtttgcctttgcatttgcggaaacaaaatccacatacaatacTGTATGTGTCGCACAGCGCTga